In Listeria cossartiae subsp. cossartiae, the following proteins share a genomic window:
- the brtA gene encoding bile-regulated transcriptional regulator BrtA: MKEKKQRIIKSAKEVFQKQGYLKTSVQDMVDAAGISKGTFYNYFTSKEELAIVIFKQEYSVLHQRLEYTMALDGTKKDNFTECLKIIIHFYTENGEILNITFSQTMIDDDFNAFLQNVRLKNMEWVKYQLLEVYGEETEPYINDITMLLSGMAAMYVFASGSKNVSSGLIERAIPYVVRRLDALVKDILESGEIVFTEADTENLVPDQTMIRNKRLAKLREALEELNVGIENADIADSDKWQYKESMNALVGEINNNEAPRDFMVQGTLLYLKQHVPASLTKEVNKLEACVNGLL; encoded by the coding sequence TTGAAGGAGAAGAAACAGCGGATTATTAAGTCGGCTAAGGAAGTATTTCAAAAACAAGGGTATTTGAAAACGTCTGTACAAGATATGGTTGATGCAGCTGGGATTTCTAAAGGGACTTTTTATAATTATTTTACTTCGAAAGAGGAACTGGCGATTGTGATTTTTAAGCAGGAGTATTCGGTTTTGCATCAGCGTTTGGAGTATACGATGGCGCTGGACGGGACGAAGAAGGATAATTTTACGGAGTGTTTGAAGATTATTATTCATTTTTATACGGAGAATGGGGAGATATTGAATATTACTTTTTCTCAGACAATGATTGATGATGATTTTAATGCGTTTTTACAGAATGTTCGGCTGAAAAATATGGAATGGGTTAAATATCAGTTGTTAGAGGTTTACGGGGAGGAAACGGAGCCGTATATTAATGATATTACGATGTTGCTTAGTGGTATGGCGGCGATGTATGTCTTTGCTAGTGGGAGCAAGAATGTTAGCTCGGGATTGATTGAACGGGCGATTCCTTATGTTGTAAGAAGGCTTGATGCGCTTGTTAAGGATATTTTGGAGAGTGGGGAGATTGTGTTTACGGAAGCGGACACGGAAAATCTAGTGCCGGACCAAACGATGATCCGCAATAAGCGTTTGGCTAAACTTCGGGAAGCGCTTGAGGAGCTTAATGTCGGGATTGAGAATGCGGATATTGCTGATTCGGATAAATGGCAGTATAAGGAATCGATGAATGCGCTTGTTGGTGAGATTAATAATAATGAAGCGCCTAGAGATTTCATGGTTCAAGGGACATTGCTATATTTAAAACAGCACGTGCCAGCAAGTTTGACGAAAGAAGTAAATAAATTAGAAGCTTGTGTGAACGGGCTTTTATAA